The proteins below come from a single Nitrospirae bacterium YQR-1 genomic window:
- a CDS encoding Gfo/Idh/MocA family oxidoreductase: MGVIGTGYFGRHHARVLSKLKYAQLSAISDVDLSAASELGRTLNVRVYENYRQILKDVDAVVIATPTATHHKIAMECMSEGRHVFVEKPIAADIGEAVEMIQIAQNKALVLQVGHIERFNPGFNALSKSLAGDTPVFIETERISPVIPRALNVDVTLDLMIHDIDIAYAIAQSEVKSVRVSGAAVLSEKIDVARAWIEFENGVGALLTSDRLSKEKRRTLRVTGMNNFLSLDYITQELLCYDYRGKVETAAIAAGSEPLKEELMSFTNSVINAIPPVVSGHDGQRALGLALEISAAIRDCSRGRA, translated from the coding sequence GTGGGAGTAATCGGCACAGGGTATTTCGGCAGACACCATGCCCGCGTGCTTTCAAAACTTAAATACGCTCAACTTTCAGCCATATCAGATGTAGATTTAAGCGCTGCTTCAGAGCTCGGCAGGACTCTAAATGTCAGGGTTTACGAAAATTACCGGCAGATATTAAAAGACGTTGATGCTGTGGTAATTGCCACCCCTACCGCCACTCATCACAAGATTGCCATGGAATGTATGAGTGAGGGCAGACATGTGTTTGTAGAAAAACCAATTGCCGCAGACATAGGCGAGGCTGTGGAGATGATACAAATAGCACAAAACAAGGCGCTTGTGCTTCAAGTCGGGCATATTGAGAGATTTAATCCGGGCTTTAATGCACTCAGTAAATCTCTGGCCGGTGATACACCTGTGTTTATAGAGACCGAGCGCATATCGCCTGTGATACCAAGGGCGCTTAACGTGGATGTCACCCTTGATCTGATGATTCACGACATTGACATAGCATATGCAATAGCACAGTCTGAGGTCAAATCCGTAAGGGTATCAGGTGCTGCGGTGCTCTCTGAAAAAATAGACGTTGCAAGGGCATGGATTGAATTTGAAAACGGAGTGGGCGCCCTGCTTACATCAGACAGACTATCTAAGGAAAAGCGCAGGACACTAAGAGTAACCGGCATGAATAATTTTCTCAGCCTTGATTACATAACACAGGAGCTGCTATGTTATGATTACAGGGGTAAGGTGGAAACAGCGGCCATAGCAGCCGGCAGCGAGCCGTTAAAAGAAGAACTTATGAGTTTCACAAACTCAGTGATAAATGCAATACCCCCGGTTGTATCGGGGCATGACGGGCAAAGGGCCCTTGGCCTTGCCCTGGAGATTAGCGCCGCTATAAGAGACTGTAGCAGAGGGAGAGCGTAG
- a CDS encoding DegT/DnrJ/EryC1/StrS family aminotransferase, whose product MIPMLDLKKEFLEIQDDVIGTVTEILKSTRYVLGPHVEEFEKQFAQFLTATETDGLRAMGVASGTGALFLSLASIPIKRGDEVITTPFTFFATVESILYMGARPVFVDIDDETLNIDVSKIEEKITEKTRAILPVHLFGLPCDMGGIMDIARKHNLAVIEDCAQSTGAQINGKRTGTFGDAGCFSFYPSKNLGCYGDGGAVVTKNDTMYDRILSLRNHGSRGNYMHHVVGFNSRLDEIQAGVLLIKLRRLDEKNRRRRENAKLYNSLLNDVLRCPAEPDGYVHSYHQYTIRSPHRDKIKETLSKEGISSVVYYPLPMHLQEALEGQGLKRGDLPVSEKAASEVLSLPVYPEMLQEDIKRVADIIRLCL is encoded by the coding sequence ATGATACCAATGTTGGATCTTAAAAAGGAATTTCTTGAAATTCAAGATGACGTAATAGGTACGGTCACGGAGATACTAAAAAGCACAAGGTATGTTTTAGGTCCGCATGTTGAGGAATTTGAGAAGCAATTTGCGCAATTTTTAACCGCTACGGAAACAGACGGTTTACGTGCAATGGGGGTAGCCTCCGGCACCGGGGCATTGTTTTTAAGTTTGGCCTCCATTCCCATAAAAAGAGGTGATGAGGTAATTACAACGCCCTTTACGTTTTTTGCCACAGTTGAAAGTATATTGTACATGGGAGCAAGACCGGTGTTTGTAGATATTGATGATGAGACGCTAAATATTGACGTCAGTAAGATAGAGGAAAAAATAACTGAAAAAACACGTGCAATTTTGCCTGTTCATCTCTTTGGTCTGCCTTGTGATATGGGCGGAATCATGGACATAGCCCGCAAGCATAATCTTGCCGTGATAGAGGACTGTGCCCAGTCAACCGGGGCACAAATCAATGGTAAAAGGACCGGCACTTTCGGCGATGCCGGATGCTTCAGCTTTTATCCAAGTAAAAACCTCGGATGCTATGGGGACGGTGGGGCGGTGGTAACAAAAAATGACACTATGTATGATAGGATTCTGAGTTTGAGAAACCACGGCTCAAGAGGCAACTACATGCATCACGTGGTGGGATTTAACAGCAGGCTCGATGAAATACAAGCCGGAGTGCTTCTTATAAAACTCAGGAGACTTGATGAAAAAAACCGCAGACGCCGGGAAAATGCCAAACTTTATAATTCCCTGCTTAACGATGTGCTAAGATGCCCTGCGGAGCCGGATGGTTATGTTCACAGCTATCACCAATATACTATACGCTCCCCACACAGGGATAAGATAAAAGAGACACTTTCAAAAGAGGGAATATCCTCAGTAGTATATTATCCGCTTCCTATGCACCTTCAGGAGGCGCTTGAGGGGCAGGGATTAAAACGCGGAGACTTGCCGGTGTCGGAAAAGGCGGCCTCTGAGGTCCTCTCACTGCCGGTGTATCCTGAGATGCTGCAGGAGGATATAAAAAGGGTGGCTGACATTATCAGGTTATGCCTTTAA
- the lpxB gene encoding lipid-A-disaccharide synthase, whose translation MPLRVMIIAGESSGELYGALLAKKLKDKWPDVYLLGVGGKRMEDQGVELIAGITSAFGIFGAISSVKKLFDTYRKLTDIFKTKRVDVLVLIDFPDFNLLVAKAAKKYGIKVLYYVSPQVWAWRTGRIKKIAERSHIIAAILPFEPEMYEKEGTDCEFVGHPAMEELMQHVSDAAMLREEFSIEQGAPVLGIFPGSRDGELKRHLPVIVEAIKLIKAVRPDFQFVIAVAPNLHIDKYKGLFAVLKEHGVRFVTERSLDVLALSNVALIKSGTAAFQAALMGIPLVVFYKMPAFEFRIAKLIIDVSHINLANLIMEREVVKELIQDEATAGRISDEILSLYEDSAKRQTMTEDFKRLRALFESKNPTDEVVKIIANLTGD comes from the coding sequence ATGCCTTTAAGGGTAATGATTATAGCCGGGGAGTCCTCCGGTGAACTATACGGCGCTCTGTTAGCTAAAAAGTTAAAGGATAAGTGGCCGGATGTTTACCTCTTAGGGGTGGGCGGCAAAAGGATGGAAGACCAGGGGGTTGAACTCATTGCCGGCATAACCAGCGCATTTGGCATCTTTGGAGCTATTTCCTCAGTAAAAAAACTATTTGACACGTACAGAAAGCTTACAGATATTTTTAAAACTAAAAGAGTGGATGTTTTAGTGCTGATAGATTTCCCTGATTTTAATCTTCTTGTGGCAAAGGCGGCTAAAAAGTATGGCATAAAGGTTCTTTATTATGTAAGCCCTCAGGTGTGGGCGTGGCGTACCGGGCGCATCAAAAAGATAGCGGAGCGTTCACACATAATAGCGGCAATACTGCCGTTTGAACCGGAAATGTATGAAAAGGAGGGGACTGACTGTGAGTTTGTTGGTCACCCTGCAATGGAAGAGCTGATGCAGCACGTATCAGATGCAGCCATGCTCAGAGAGGAATTCTCGATAGAGCAAGGGGCCCCGGTACTTGGAATTTTCCCTGGCAGCAGAGACGGTGAACTAAAGCGGCACCTTCCGGTAATAGTGGAGGCTATTAAACTGATAAAGGCCGTACGTCCGGATTTTCAATTTGTCATAGCGGTAGCTCCTAATCTGCATATTGATAAATATAAAGGACTTTTTGCCGTTCTTAAGGAACATGGAGTCAGGTTTGTAACAGAAAGGTCTCTGGATGTGCTGGCCCTCAGCAATGTGGCGTTAATAAAGTCCGGCACAGCGGCTTTTCAGGCTGCCTTGATGGGGATACCTCTTGTGGTGTTTTATAAAATGCCTGCTTTTGAATTTCGAATAGCAAAACTTATTATTGACGTCAGCCACATAAACCTTGCAAACCTAATCATGGAGCGTGAGGTGGTAAAGGAATTGATTCAGGATGAGGCCACAGCCGGGCGTATTTCAGATGAAATACTCAGCTTGTATGAAGACAGCGCAAAAAGACAGACAATGACAGAGGACTTTAAAAGGCTTAGGGCTTTGTTTGAATCAAAAAATCCTACGGATGAGGTTGTAAAAATCATTGCCAATCTGACAGGCGACTAA
- a CDS encoding 3-deoxy-D-manno-octulosonic acid transferase encodes MMLLYRLLYLAALIPILPYQYLKRSPGSRRKWLTERIGHYPFILKKNRRDGSSADEAAIPETHKNTVIWVHAVSVGETISAVPLIKKIITEITPHVVLSTVTDTGRQTATERLRGVGKVVYVPFDTPACVKRAIESINPDLFIVMETELWPEVFFQMSERDIPIMLLNGRISDKSFRGYSKIRFFMKELFSKISFFGMQSEIYSERIVKLGARSDRVSTLGNFKFDVTPAGEIPPWALKMSKPLIVMGSTHEGEERLILSCYKKLKAEINTLSLIVAPRHPQRFNEAERILKSQHTEYQRRTNLTGTLPDVVLLDTIGELSALYGAADIAVVGGSFVPKGGHNLLEPAFWEKPIVTGPFMDNFPMSEDFFETGAAIRADTSGLYKTLLELLNNNAATTEMGKKAGELFRKNAGSIALAIKEIKAVLRVKGFCQEG; translated from the coding sequence ATGATGTTACTTTACAGACTTTTATATTTAGCAGCGCTTATACCTATACTTCCATATCAGTACCTTAAACGGTCCCCCGGCTCACGTAGAAAGTGGCTTACGGAAAGAATCGGACATTATCCATTTATTTTAAAAAAAAACAGACGTGACGGCAGCTCTGCCGATGAGGCCGCCATACCTGAAACCCACAAAAACACAGTCATATGGGTTCATGCCGTCTCAGTGGGTGAGACAATATCGGCAGTGCCGTTAATTAAAAAAATTATAACAGAGATTACCCCTCACGTTGTGCTTTCAACAGTAACGGATACCGGGCGGCAGACGGCAACAGAGCGGCTCAGGGGTGTCGGGAAAGTTGTATATGTGCCTTTTGATACCCCGGCTTGCGTCAAACGCGCAATAGAGAGTATAAACCCGGATTTGTTTATAGTTATGGAGACGGAGCTCTGGCCTGAGGTGTTTTTTCAGATGTCGGAAAGAGATATTCCAATAATGCTACTAAACGGCAGGATTTCGGATAAGTCATTCAGAGGATACAGTAAAATACGGTTTTTTATGAAAGAATTATTTTCTAAAATATCTTTCTTTGGAATGCAGAGTGAAATCTACAGTGAGCGGATAGTAAAGCTTGGCGCAAGAAGTGACAGGGTCAGCACACTTGGGAATTTTAAGTTTGACGTAACGCCTGCCGGAGAGATTCCTCCGTGGGCCTTAAAGATGTCCAAACCCCTGATAGTAATGGGCAGCACACATGAGGGAGAGGAGCGCCTGATACTATCTTGTTACAAAAAACTCAAGGCGGAGATAAACACACTGTCGTTAATAGTAGCACCTCGTCATCCGCAGCGGTTTAATGAGGCTGAGAGGATTTTAAAATCACAGCATACAGAGTATCAGAGGCGGACTAATTTAACCGGCACGTTGCCTGACGTTGTGCTGCTGGATACAATCGGGGAGCTCTCGGCACTCTACGGTGCCGCCGATATTGCCGTAGTTGGTGGGAGTTTCGTACCAAAGGGAGGTCATAATCTCCTTGAACCTGCTTTCTGGGAAAAACCAATCGTTACCGGACCATTTATGGATAATTTTCCAATGTCGGAAGATTTCTTTGAAACCGGAGCTGCTATAAGAGCCGATACCTCCGGCTTGTACAAAACTCTGCTTGAATTGCTCAACAACAATGCCGCAACAACCGAAATGGGCAAAAAGGCCGGTGAACTTTTCAGAAAAAACGCCGGCTCTATTGCGCTGGCGATCAAGGAAATTAAGGCGGTTTTGCGCGTAAAGGGGTTTTGTCAAGAGGGTTGA
- a CDS encoding CCDC90 family protein, with protein MAASTFDTLKVFEILKSSGFSEEQAKGLSESIKVAQESSAESGATKGDIANLKAELEVKMESSKSDIIKWVAAMLIAQACLMAVMFRLLGLLK; from the coding sequence ATGGCAGCATCGACTTTTGATACATTAAAAGTATTTGAGATACTTAAATCATCCGGCTTTTCAGAAGAACAAGCAAAGGGCTTGTCTGAGTCAATTAAGGTAGCGCAGGAATCAAGCGCTGAAAGTGGAGCTACTAAAGGAGACATCGCCAATTTAAAAGCTGAACTCGAAGTTAAAATGGAATCTTCCAAGTCCGACATCATCAAGTGGGTAGCTGCCATGTTAATAGCACAGGCCTGTTTAATGGCTGTCATGTTCCGGTTGTTAGGGCTTCTTAAATAA
- the amrS gene encoding AmmeMemoRadiSam system radical SAM enzyme, translated as MKKACFYETLPEGVVKCSLCAHRCTIGVGRRGLCGVRENIDGVLTALVYGSVCSTQVDPIEKKPLFHFKPGSRTFSIATVGCNFKCLHCQNSSISQYPKEHGGAVTGYPVTAEAIVAAAISDRCESISYTYTEPTIFYEFALDCAILAAEKGLKNVFVSNGFMTEESAEVIIPYLHANNIDLKGDATFYKEICGGKIEPVKDTIRLMKEGGVWVEITTLVIPGLNDTERQLRDIAQFIVSVDDTIPWHVSRFYGTYKMTDRPGTPAETLRRAYDIGYECGLKYVYQGNIPGVGGENTSCPACKKLLIERYGFSVISNALKNGNCPHCGTAIAGVW; from the coding sequence ATGAAAAAAGCCTGTTTTTATGAAACACTACCGGAGGGTGTTGTTAAATGTAGTCTCTGTGCGCACAGATGCACCATAGGGGTGGGAAGGCGCGGCCTTTGCGGAGTAAGGGAAAACATAGACGGTGTTCTTACGGCTCTGGTGTATGGTTCAGTCTGTTCAACACAAGTTGATCCTATAGAGAAAAAGCCTCTTTTTCATTTTAAACCCGGCTCCCGCACATTTTCTATTGCAACTGTTGGGTGTAACTTCAAATGTCTGCACTGCCAGAACAGTTCGATTTCTCAGTATCCTAAAGAACACGGTGGTGCTGTAACAGGGTATCCGGTAACGGCTGAGGCTATTGTGGCTGCAGCAATTTCCGACAGGTGTGAGAGCATTTCTTATACATACACGGAGCCGACGATATTTTATGAATTTGCTCTGGACTGTGCGATTTTAGCTGCGGAGAAGGGACTCAAAAATGTGTTTGTAAGTAATGGGTTTATGACTGAGGAAAGTGCCGAGGTTATAATCCCCTACCTTCATGCCAACAATATAGATTTAAAGGGAGACGCAACTTTTTATAAGGAAATCTGCGGCGGGAAAATAGAGCCTGTAAAGGACACTATAAGGTTAATGAAAGAGGGCGGGGTCTGGGTTGAAATTACAACTCTTGTGATTCCCGGGCTTAACGACACTGAGCGGCAGCTCAGGGATATAGCGCAATTCATTGTCTCTGTTGATGATACAATTCCATGGCATGTCAGCCGGTTTTACGGTACCTATAAGATGACAGACAGACCCGGGACTCCGGCGGAGACGCTGCGTAGGGCATATGATATCGGGTATGAGTGTGGGCTTAAATATGTGTATCAGGGAAATATTCCCGGCGTGGGAGGGGAAAACACAAGCTGTCCGGCCTGCAAAAAACTCCTTATTGAGAGATACGGGTTTTCGGTCATTTCAAATGCGCTAAAGAACGGCAACTGCCCCCACTGCGGCACTGCTATTGCCGGGGTTTGGTAA
- a CDS encoding protein-L-isoaspartate(D-aspartate) O-methyltransferase, translated as MDKYAKERQLMLQEQLERRGISDKKVLEAMLKVPRHYFVTEENLCRAYGDMALEIGCGQTISQPYMVAVMTELLELKDTDRVLEIGTGSGYQAAVLAEIANEVYTVERIEQLATEAKERFKLIGKENIFFKVSDGTLGWPDYAPYDKIIVTAAAPTVPAPLIEQLSSEGGILVAPVGSRYRHELCKIRKSGDKMLETRQVQCIFVPLIGAFGFDK; from the coding sequence ATGGACAAATACGCAAAAGAAAGACAGCTTATGCTGCAAGAGCAGTTAGAGCGACGCGGCATAAGTGATAAAAAGGTGCTGGAGGCTATGCTTAAGGTGCCAAGGCATTATTTTGTGACAGAGGAAAACCTCTGCAGGGCTTATGGTGATATGGCGTTGGAGATAGGCTGCGGGCAGACTATATCGCAGCCTTATATGGTGGCCGTTATGACTGAGTTGCTTGAATTAAAGGACACTGACAGGGTGCTTGAGATAGGCACAGGTTCGGGGTATCAGGCGGCGGTTCTTGCCGAGATAGCAAATGAGGTTTATACGGTGGAGAGGATAGAGCAGCTTGCAACGGAGGCAAAGGAGAGGTTTAAGTTAATTGGAAAAGAAAACATTTTTTTTAAAGTATCAGATGGAACTCTTGGATGGCCTGATTATGCCCCTTACGATAAGATTATAGTAACAGCAGCGGCTCCAACCGTACCTGCGCCTTTGATAGAGCAGCTTTCATCTGAGGGCGGCATACTTGTAGCGCCTGTTGGAAGCCGCTATCGCCATGAACTTTGCAAAATACGCAAGTCCGGCGATAAAATGTTGGAAACCCGTCAGGTTCAGTGTATATTTGTTCCACTGATTGGCGCATTCGGATTTGATAAATAG
- the surE gene encoding 5'/3'-nucleotidase SurE: MALILVTNDDGVYSEGILALQRVLSEIAEAVIIAPDREQSATSHSLTMHRPLKVTEIKKNIYTVNGTPTDSVALGIGKVLGRTPDLIASGINKGGNLGDDITYSGTVSAAIEGTILGVPSFAISMVGEKDYNFPVAAEFARQLAKVILEKSLPKDTLINVNVPNVSKEEIRGLKFTKQGKRVYNGSIKETFDPWGRLHYWIGGGTPSWADDENTDYLAVESKYISVTPLHLDLTNYDALSCIKRDWAQIL; this comes from the coding sequence ATGGCATTGATACTTGTAACAAATGACGACGGTGTTTATTCAGAGGGCATATTAGCTCTGCAACGGGTTCTGAGTGAAATAGCTGAGGCTGTTATAATAGCACCTGATCGGGAACAGAGTGCAACCAGCCATTCCCTTACCATGCACAGACCCCTTAAAGTGACTGAGATCAAAAAAAATATCTATACTGTAAACGGAACTCCCACCGATAGTGTTGCTTTGGGAATAGGTAAGGTTCTGGGAAGAACTCCTGATTTGATAGCATCAGGGATTAACAAGGGCGGGAACCTTGGTGATGACATCACCTACTCAGGCACTGTCTCCGCTGCGATAGAGGGTACAATTCTGGGTGTTCCATCCTTTGCCATTTCAATGGTTGGAGAGAAGGATTATAATTTTCCGGTGGCGGCTGAGTTTGCCCGGCAGTTAGCTAAAGTTATACTCGAGAAAAGCCTTCCTAAAGATACATTAATTAACGTAAATGTACCAAATGTATCTAAGGAGGAGATAAGAGGCTTGAAATTTACAAAGCAGGGAAAAAGGGTTTACAATGGTTCCATAAAAGAGACATTTGATCCATGGGGGAGACTTCATTATTGGATAGGCGGGGGTACGCCTTCATGGGCTGATGATGAAAACACGGATTATCTGGCCGTGGAGTCAAAGTATATTTCCGTGACTCCTCTTCATTTAGACTTAACAAATTATGACGCACTGAGCTGCATAAAGAGGGACTGGGCTCAGATTTTGTAG
- the xerD gene encoding site-specific tyrosine recombinase XerD has translation MAKTAHQPDRKNILRDFLLYLTAEKGASINTVNSYELDIKQFQAYISGINESLETFKRQDIVGFVEQSKDNQYSITSICRFISTIRTFCKFLVVERIREDDPAETIRLPKKWDTVPKALSFEDVLSILDARVSGKMVLRDKAMLELLYASGLRVSELVNVEVDRVNFQAGFLTITGKGSKDRIVPMNPRALLCIKEYMAGLRQDLLKGKTSPYLFLNYKGEVMTRQRFWQTLKNYGKAAAVELTPHTLRHCFATHLLDGGADLRSVQKMLGHADISTTQIYTKVTTERIKTEYKKYHPRA, from the coding sequence ATGGCCAAAACAGCACATCAGCCGGATAGAAAAAATATCTTAAGGGATTTTCTGCTTTATTTAACTGCTGAAAAGGGAGCTTCCATAAACACGGTAAATTCTTATGAACTGGACATTAAGCAGTTTCAGGCCTACATATCCGGGATTAATGAATCACTTGAGACTTTCAAAAGACAAGACATAGTCGGGTTTGTTGAGCAGTCTAAGGACAATCAGTACTCAATAACTTCAATATGCAGGTTTATTTCTACAATCAGGACTTTTTGTAAGTTTTTGGTTGTTGAGCGGATAAGGGAAGATGATCCTGCCGAGACAATAAGGCTTCCTAAGAAGTGGGATACTGTTCCTAAGGCATTGAGTTTTGAAGATGTTCTGTCAATTCTGGATGCAAGGGTTTCAGGCAAGATGGTTTTAAGAGATAAAGCAATGCTTGAACTACTGTATGCTTCAGGGCTTCGGGTAAGTGAGCTTGTCAATGTAGAAGTTGACAGAGTGAATTTTCAGGCAGGTTTTCTAACGATAACCGGAAAGGGCTCAAAAGACCGTATTGTTCCTATGAATCCACGGGCTCTTTTATGCATCAAAGAATATATGGCCGGCCTGCGTCAGGATTTACTAAAAGGTAAAACGTCTCCTTATCTTTTTTTAAATTATAAAGGTGAAGTGATGACAAGGCAGCGTTTTTGGCAAACGCTTAAAAATTACGGTAAAGCCGCCGCAGTGGAGCTTACCCCGCACACGCTGAGACACTGCTTTGCAACGCATTTGCTTGACGGAGGGGCAGATCTGCGCTCCGTTCAGAAAATGCTGGGACATGCCGATATTTCCACCACTCAGATATACACAAAAGTAACAACAGAACGGATTAAGACAGAATATAAAAAATACCATCCACGTGCATAG
- a CDS encoding ribonuclease H-like domain-containing protein: protein MIENSFSILDGIGEKGEKRLWSRGICTWQDFIKQQSIPFLSDNHKGHIDGKLERFTRSLRDGNQEDFNKSIKRKEHWRLFERFREEVVCLDIETNGLPCKAGGYVTMVGLYDGYDYNCLIRGNNLNRETLLRALKPFKMLITFYGSVFDIPFLTNNFSLELDMLHFDVCLEGKRVGLKGGLKKIESLLGILRDDDVVGMDGFAAVRLWQMYKRGYGESLSTLIKYNKEDTVNLLTISEKVYQQLKSSTGIYDYIAQSTTNGQNSTSAG, encoded by the coding sequence ATGATTGAAAATAGTTTTTCGATTTTAGACGGTATAGGTGAAAAAGGTGAAAAACGTTTATGGAGCCGCGGGATATGTACATGGCAGGACTTCATAAAACAACAGAGTATCCCCTTTTTAAGCGATAACCACAAAGGGCATATTGACGGTAAACTGGAGCGCTTTACAAGGAGCCTCAGGGACGGCAACCAGGAGGATTTCAACAAATCAATAAAGCGAAAAGAGCACTGGAGACTGTTTGAACGCTTCAGAGAAGAGGTGGTTTGCCTGGATATCGAAACAAACGGACTGCCTTGTAAGGCCGGCGGCTACGTTACTATGGTGGGACTCTATGATGGATATGACTACAACTGCCTGATAAGAGGCAATAATTTAAACAGGGAAACTCTTTTGAGAGCCCTGAAACCCTTTAAGATGTTAATAACTTTTTACGGCTCCGTCTTTGATATTCCCTTTTTAACTAATAACTTTTCTCTGGAGCTGGATATGCTTCACTTTGACGTATGTCTGGAGGGCAAGAGGGTAGGGTTAAAAGGGGGACTGAAAAAAATAGAAAGCCTTCTGGGAATACTCAGAGATGATGATGTGGTGGGAATGGACGGTTTTGCCGCCGTGAGATTGTGGCAGATGTATAAGCGCGGCTATGGAGAGTCACTGTCCACCCTGATTAAATATAACAAGGAAGACACGGTTAACCTGCTTACTATCAGTGAGAAGGTTTATCAACAGCTTAAAAGTTCAACAGGCATTTATGATTACATAGCACAGAGCACAACAAATGGCCAAAACAGCACATCAGCCGGATAG
- a CDS encoding tRNA1(Val) (adenine(37)-N6)-methyltransferase, translated as MLTLDSIKDIKIYQRKGGYRFSIDPLILCDFVNAEMPKLIADFGAGSGIIGILLAKKFTNAGIHLLEIQETLAALATKNVEINGLKNHINIHTIDIKQVNGYFSQNSFDIVVSNPPYRKATAGEICPDPEKAVARAEIKITFSDIVKSAFYLLKGKGKLVFIYHPSRFIETTEILRENNFEPKRVKFIHSNINSEAKMFLMEAIKEGKPQLILESPLFLYETQGQYSTEALKILDKTIP; from the coding sequence ATGTTGACTCTTGATTCCATTAAAGACATAAAAATATACCAGAGAAAGGGCGGCTACCGTTTTTCCATAGACCCGTTAATCCTTTGCGATTTCGTAAACGCCGAAATGCCGAAACTGATAGCTGATTTTGGCGCCGGCTCCGGGATTATCGGAATTCTACTTGCTAAAAAATTTACTAATGCAGGTATTCACTTACTGGAAATCCAGGAAACCCTGGCAGCACTTGCAACAAAAAACGTGGAAATCAACGGCCTTAAAAACCATATCAACATCCATACCATTGATATAAAACAAGTCAACGGTTACTTCAGCCAAAACTCATTCGATATAGTTGTTTCCAACCCCCCTTACCGTAAAGCTACAGCCGGTGAAATCTGCCCGGACCCTGAAAAAGCAGTTGCAAGAGCCGAAATTAAAATCACTTTTAGTGACATCGTCAAGTCGGCTTTTTACTTGCTCAAAGGTAAAGGAAAACTTGTCTTTATTTACCATCCCTCAAGATTTATTGAAACCACAGAAATCCTGAGGGAAAATAATTTTGAGCCTAAACGAGTTAAATTCATACATTCAAACATAAATTCGGAAGCAAAAATGTTTTTAATGGAGGCTATTAAGGAGGGAAAACCTCAACTAATACTTGAATCTCCGCTCTTCCTCTACGAAACCCAAGGACAGTACAGCACAGAGGCATTAAAAATTCTTGATAAAACTATTCCTTAA